A region of Leptotrichia massiliensis DNA encodes the following proteins:
- the dapD gene encoding 2,3,4,5-tetrahydropyridine-2,6-dicarboxylate N-acetyltransferase: MTELEKSKAIIQYIADAKKTTPVELYTDEEIKNSYSCKVIGNEGLKVVFGDWEEIEKIINENNLTNYYLKNDRRNSGVPMLDIKNINARIEPGVFIRDKVNIGDRAVIMMGSVINIGAEIGEGTMIDMNAVLGGRAKVGKNCHIGAGAVIAGVIEPPSADPVVIEDDVVVGANAVVLEGVRVGKGSVVAAGAIVTENVPEGVVVAGTPARIIKGVDAKTASKTELVDALRNI, translated from the coding sequence ATGACAGAATTGGAAAAATCAAAGGCGATTATTCAATATATTGCCGATGCAAAAAAAACAACACCTGTGGAACTTTATACAGATGAAGAAATAAAAAATTCTTATTCGTGTAAAGTAATTGGAAATGAAGGATTAAAAGTTGTATTCGGTGATTGGGAAGAAATTGAAAAAATTATTAATGAAAATAATTTGACAAACTATTACTTGAAAAACGATAGAAGAAATTCTGGTGTACCTATGCTTGATATTAAAAATATTAATGCTAGAATTGAACCAGGAGTATTTATACGTGATAAAGTGAATATCGGGGACAGAGCTGTTATTATGATGGGATCTGTAATAAATATTGGTGCTGAAATCGGTGAAGGAACAATGATTGATATGAATGCTGTACTTGGTGGACGTGCAAAAGTTGGTAAAAATTGTCATATTGGAGCAGGAGCAGTAATTGCAGGAGTTATTGAGCCACCTTCAGCAGATCCAGTAGTTATTGAAGATGATGTTGTTGTTGGAGCAAATGCGGTTGTGCTGGAAGGTGTAAGAGTAGGAAAAGGTTCAGTTGTTGCAGCTGGAGCGATTGTTACGGAAAATGTTCCTGAAGGTGTAGTTGTAGCTGGAACTCCAGCTAGAATTATAAAAGGGGTAGATGCAAAGACAGCATCAAAAACAGAATTAGTTGACGCATTGAGAAATATTTAG
- the nrdG gene encoding anaerobic ribonucleoside-triphosphate reductase activating protein, translating into MGKVKVKVSEKNSKNDFTLRLLMTYKETIVDGEGLRYSLYFAGCSHACPSCHNEYSWNPKHGNVLTYDKLEEIAKEINENTLLDGITISGGDPLFNPADMLKVLKFLKEKTKKNIWLYTGYTLEQVQEDELRRKCLEYVDVLVDGRFVKELYDPNLKFRGSSNQRIIKKEDFFI; encoded by the coding sequence GTGGGTAAAGTCAAAGTTAAGGTATCAGAAAAAAATTCAAAAAATGATTTTACATTAAGACTTTTAATGACTTATAAAGAGACAATTGTTGACGGTGAGGGACTTCGTTATTCACTTTATTTTGCTGGCTGTTCCCACGCTTGTCCTAGTTGCCATAATGAATATTCATGGAATCCGAAACACGGAAATGTGCTAACTTATGATAAATTAGAAGAAATTGCCAAAGAAATAAATGAAAATACGTTGCTTGATGGCATCACAATAAGTGGAGGAGATCCACTTTTTAATCCAGCGGATATGCTAAAAGTTCTGAAATTTTTGAAGGAAAAAACGAAAAAGAATATTTGGCTTTATACAGGGTATACGCTGGAGCAGGTGCAAGAAGATGAACTTCGGAGAAAATGCCTTGAGTATGTGGATGTTTTGGTGGATGGGCGATTTGTGAAAGAACTGTATGATCCTAATTTAAAATTTAGGGGGAGCAGTAATCAGAGAATTATTAAAAAAGAAGATTTTTTTATTTGA